The stretch of DNA AAATCTTTACGCCTTTGGCAGGAGGATTCTTCCGGGAAAGAATCTCTTGTTTCCACTCTTTTCTCCCCTGCTCCGGGAATGAAACAAATCTTGCTTTGGCCTAAATCAAATCCGGGAGAATATAATTTTTGGGCAGAAGGGGAAACAGAAAAAGGAGAAATAATTAGTTCGGAAAAAATAAAAATTACTATCTATTAAAAATTCAAAATTCTCTTCTTTTTTTTGTATTCTGTATTCCGAATTTTATATTCTAAATTCTGATCAAAATCGTGCCAAATTTAAAAATTCGCTTGTTTCGCCTTTATTGATGCGGGTTTGCGAAGGTTGATTTTTGGGGTCTGACCCCATTAAAATTATGATTTCTCTGCAAACAAAATTATCTGATTTATCCGGTATTGGACCAACGCGGCTAAAAGCTTTTCAAAAATTAGGCCTTCAAACAGTTGAAGACCTAATTTATCATTTTCCGCGATATTTTGAAAATTGGGGAAGACCTATCACCATTAGCCAGCTTAAGAGCAAGGGCAAAGGCGTCATAAAAGTAAAAGTTATTTTAGTTCATCAGAGAAAAACGTTTAAGAAAAAAATGTTTTTAACCGAAGCTATTGTTTCTGATAACAAAGATTCTTTAAAAGTAATTTGGTTCAATCAGCCGTTTCTTAAAAAAATTTTGGAAAATAAGGAAATATATTTAGCGGGGAAAATAACTTCTGATCCTTCTTATGGATTATCTTTAATAAATCCTGTTTGGGAGAAAATAAACCCTTACCCTATTCATACTACCGGTCTTGTGCCGGTTTATCCCTTAACTTCAAAATTAACTCAAAAGCAAATACGCAGTTTTATCTGGCTAATTTTTAAAAAAAATTCTTATTTTAAAGATTGGCTACCGGATGAAATTAAAAAAGAGCAAAATTTAATAGATTTTGATTGGGCAATAAGACAAATCCATTTCCCTTCTTCTCTCGATAATTTTAAAAAAGCGAAAAAAAGATTAGAATTTGACGAATTATTTCTTCTAACTTTAGCTAATAGAATTGTGAGGCAAACTCTTAAAAACAAAAACGCTCCTTCAATAACATTTAACAGCGAATTAACCAATAAATTTTTAAAAACTCTTCCTTTTAAATTAACCCCTTCTCAAAAAAAGGAAAGTTGGCGAATTATAAAAGATATAGAAAAACCTCATCCTATGAATCGCCTTCTTTGCGGAGATGTAGGTAGTGGAAAAACAATCGTAGCCATTTTGTCTATTTTAAACTGCCTTAATAATAATTACCAAGCTGTTTATATGGCTCCCACAGAAATTTTGGCTTTTCAATTTTTTGAGAGAACTAAAAAAATGTTTAAGGATTTTTCTTTTAAAATCGCGCTAATGACTAAAAGCAATCTTTATCTTAATGAAAAACAATTCAAAACAAAAAAAGCGTTAATAAAAAATATCAAAGAAGATGGGGTTAATTTGATTATCGGAACCCATAGTTTAATTGCCGGAGAAGATACCTTAAAAATCAAAAATTTGGGATTAGTAATTATTGATGAACAACATCGTTTTGGCGTAGAGCAAAGAGCAAAATTGGCTAAAAACGAAAAAAAAGGGCTTTCTCCCCATTTTTTATCTCTTTCCGCTACTCCTATTCCTCGCAGTTTAGCTTTAACACTTTATGGAGATTTGGATATTTCTTATCTTTCTGATATGCCCGAAGGACGTAAAAAAGTAATAACTAAAATTTTTAACGAAGAAGAAAAAAAATTTGCCTATAAAGCCATAAGGGAAAGATTAGAAAAAAAAGAATTGGCTTTTATTATTTGCCCCTTAATTGATCCTTCGGGAAAAATTAATAGTAAATCGGTTAAGGAAGAATATGCCAAAATAAAAAAAGAATTTTCTAATTTTAAAGTGGAAATGCTTCACGGAAAAGTTAAAAGTCAAGAAAAAATAAAAATTATTCAAGATTTCAGTCAAGGAAAAATTAATATTTTGGTCACCACTAATATTATTGAAGCAGGAATAGATATTCCTAAGGCGACAATAATGCTTATTTTAAGCGCCGAACGCTTTGGTCTTTCCCAATTATATCAACTTCGGGGGCGTATTGGTCGAAGTGAAAAACAGGCTTATTGTTTTTTAATATATGAAAACGTAGGAGAAGCGAAAAAAAGATTAGAAGCTTTTCTCCGAGCAAAAAATGGTTTGGAATTAGCCAAAGAAGATTTAATTTTGCGTGGTCCAGGGGCTTTATTTGGCTATGAACAAACAGGTCATTTGGCTAAATTTTCTTTAATTGATTTTAAAAATATCTCTTCTATAGAAAATGTGAAAAGGGTTGCTTTAAAATTTTCTTCTAAATATGATATTAAAAAATTTCCTGAATTATGGAAAAAAATAAAAAATTATATTTCTTCTTAATTATTTTTTTACTGGTCATAGGCATTTTCAGCGGCTGGCTAGCTTTAAAAGAAAAACACCCATCTCAGGAAACAAATATTCCCTCTTTAACTAAACCGGAAATTGTTTCTTTACCTACTATTAAAAATGTAATTATTCCAGAAAATAACCAATCTCAAGAAAAAATATCTATTCCTATGGAAACATTGCCTGAAGCGGTTGACCTTCCTGTACCCTTTACCTCTCAAGCTCCTTTTTATAATTGGGACGAACTCCACAATGAGGCTTGCGAAGAAGCCGCTTTGATTATGGCTAAATATTTTATTTTGGGAAAAAATTTAGACAAGGAAACAGCCGAAAATGAAATTTTAGCAGCAGTAAATTGGCAAGAAAAAAATTGGGGAGGGCACTTTGATTTAAGCGCAGAAAAAATAATAGAACTGGGTAAAAATTTTTTTGATATAGAAAAAATCACATTAGATAAAGAAGTAAATCCCCAAAAAATTAAAAATTACCTTTCTCAAGGAAAAATCATTATTGCTCCTTGTTTTGGCAGAAATTTAAAAAATCCTTATTTTAAAACACCGGGACCAATTTATCACGCTTTAGTTATTCGCGGTTATAAAAAAAATAATTTTATCACTAACGACCCAGGCACTAAACGAGGAGAAAAATTTATTTATTCCGAAGAAAATTTATTAGAATCAATTCACGATTGGCAGGGAGAATTCGGCAGATATTATTCCAAAGAAGAGGCAGTGAATTTAATCGAGCAAGGTGAAAAAGTAATAATTGTTATTGAAAAATAAAATAATTCCTCAATATGGAATTATTATTATTATTATTATTATTTTAACTTTTAATTTTGATTTTAATTTATAATTTTACATTTTAATTTTAAATTTTTGGCTTTTCAATGCCCTCGGGCCGATTCGAACGGCCAATCTCGAGATCCGCAATCTCGCATTCTATCCAATTGAACTACGAGGGCAAATTTGGGGACAGTCCCCTTTTTCCGCTCTTCGCAAACCCGCATCAATAAAGGCTTATCTCACCTGAAAATCAATTTTGACACTTTTTATACCAAATGTAAAAAATGATAAAAATTAAATTAAATTTTATATTTAAAATTCCAAATTCTAAATTCTGATCAAAATCGTGCCATTTTTGAAAAATCGTCTGAAAACCCGCATCAATAAAGGGTTTCCCGCGGTCGGTTTTTGGGGTCTGACCCCAATTAATATTAACTCATAAGCCGAGCCAACGGTTAATTTTATCAATTAAAGGTTCGTAAGGACGGCTCAAATCTTCAGAAATATATTTTTTTAAAAATTCGCGAATTTTGATAGGGTCTTCGTCCTCTAAGGGAAGAGAAATACTGGGAATAAGCATTCCCTTAAAATCAAAATATATGTTTTTTACTTGCGGTGGCTCATAAACTATACGAAAGTTTTTAATGTCTTGCCAAGTATAAAATTTATCGGATATTTTAATACCGTCTTCAAAAATATAAAAATCAACTATAAGGGGCTTTCGCTTATGCTCAAGGGTAATAATTAACATTGTTAAAATTAAGAAGATAATAAAAAGAAAATTTTTGTCAAAAATAGCAAAAATTAAAAAGGCCGCTAAAACAAGCATTGCTATTAAATAATGCTTTTTATTTTTTTCTTTGTTTCCTGTTTCGGCAAATTGCCAATGGAAAACAGGTTTTTTTGTTTCTATAACTTCTGATTCTTGTATTTTTTCTTCGGTCATATTAATTTTTTAAAAAAGAATTATTCTTGACTATTTGTTACATTTTAAATATTTAAAAACACTATCAGCAGCAATCATCCCTTCACTTAAAGCAGTAATAATTTGGCGTAAACCGTTTGAACCAGAGCTTACATCACCAGCGGCAAAAAAACCAGGAACACTTGTTTCTTGAGATGGATTAACTTTTATCTCTCCATTAGGGGCTAAATCAAGAGGAAATTTTATTTCAGGAAAATTTGGTTTTGAGCCTATCTCCACGAAAAGACCGTTTATTTTAATCTTACTACTTTTCCCATCCTCCCCCTTTAAAATAACCGCTTCTAAAAATTTGTCTCCTATTAATTCTTTGATATTTTCCCCCCATAAAACTTTTATTTTTTTATTATTTAAAACATTTTCTATCCAAATTGTTTCTGCCGGCAAATCTTCTTTTTTATTCTCTCGACAAATAAGATAAACATTAGAGCATATATCAGCCAAAAAAATGGCCGCGGTTAGAGCAGCATTCCCTCCCCCTACTACTCCTACTATTTTATCTTTATAAAAAGGGCCATCACAAGTAGCGCAATAATGAATGCCCCTGCCTCTAAAAAAATCTTCTTTAAGAATTC from Parcubacteria group bacterium ADurb.Bin159 encodes:
- the recG gene encoding ATP-dependent DNA helicase RecG — its product is MISLQTKLSDLSGIGPTRLKAFQKLGLQTVEDLIYHFPRYFENWGRPITISQLKSKGKGVIKVKVILVHQRKTFKKKMFLTEAIVSDNKDSLKVIWFNQPFLKKILENKEIYLAGKITSDPSYGLSLINPVWEKINPYPIHTTGLVPVYPLTSKLTQKQIRSFIWLIFKKNSYFKDWLPDEIKKEQNLIDFDWAIRQIHFPSSLDNFKKAKKRLEFDELFLLTLANRIVRQTLKNKNAPSITFNSELTNKFLKTLPFKLTPSQKKESWRIIKDIEKPHPMNRLLCGDVGSGKTIVAILSILNCLNNNYQAVYMAPTEILAFQFFERTKKMFKDFSFKIALMTKSNLYLNEKQFKTKKALIKNIKEDGVNLIIGTHSLIAGEDTLKIKNLGLVIIDEQHRFGVEQRAKLAKNEKKGLSPHFLSLSATPIPRSLALTLYGDLDISYLSDMPEGRKKVITKIFNEEEKKFAYKAIRERLEKKELAFIICPLIDPSGKINSKSVKEEYAKIKKEFSNFKVEMLHGKVKSQEKIKIIQDFSQGKINILVTTNIIEAGIDIPKATIMLILSAERFGLSQLYQLRGRIGRSEKQAYCFLIYENVGEAKKRLEAFLRAKNGLELAKEDLILRGPGALFGYEQTGHLAKFSLIDFKNISSIENVKRVALKFSSKYDIKKFPELWKKIKNYISS
- the trxB gene encoding Thioredoxin reductase, whose protein sequence is MTKCDLLIIGAGPAGLSAGLYASRYKINHLVVGELIGGEASTAFKICNFPTEKEISGRELAEKMEETVGYHKVNIIKEKVSCIEKKNKIFLVNLKKGENIEAKAVILATGTKRKKLGILKEDFFRGRGIHYCATCDGPFYKDKIVGVVGGGNAALTAAIFLADICSNVYLICRENKKEDLPAETIWIENVLNNKKIKVLWGENIKELIGDKFLEAVILKGEDGKSSKIKINGLFVEIGSKPNFPEIKFPLDLAPNGEIKVNPSQETSVPGFFAAGDVSSGSNGLRQIITALSEGMIAADSVFKYLKCNK